A portion of the Punica granatum isolate Tunisia-2019 chromosome 7, ASM765513v2, whole genome shotgun sequence genome contains these proteins:
- the LOC116214919 gene encoding protein STICHEL-like 1 isoform X3 — protein MASKAAELPFPNRVPKTPAASYGGRILLEDFSDKARKNRRRSLSSVSGYLENPSREYSLSLEQLHRSSSLSRLAETPEGKERNRSRGWTIPWRWSRMRKAYRRKMGKAARRRSSDQFNQRFLESSLAVEPTFSSENLSREEIGMVIKDRISVSGSIDSSLTGIGGHDGEDTNSGTSLSLKYQPKVFEDIVGHEIIVKAIATAIQRKRISSLYLFHGPSGTGKSSTARILAMALNCESNSPTRPCWSCRGCSRSLCVMEMCSGSRFPGFEKAKTLIQSTSFTQALPGLKVFILEECHLLTVEAWDELLSIAEGPNGSTIVFVLITMGAEGLPSSISSRCQKYCFLKLRDEDIKRKLTRIAIGEGIRLEREALELIIAKAEGSLTEAENILDQLTLLDRRITTSMVQQIVGTFGELSSFFFSPFKCSFIDRVVLMSLQVHLIPRENLNHLLIAALSGDTMKTIQLTAELIGSGAEPQALTSQLASLIKDHLSTAAITTPGSSSTASEKFAVKGHPEKLCYALKVLVELEKQPRSFIDQSTQIFAALLQIASPDAPQRTSRRNYIAKDMPLPTVEGDEVNSESLEVKQQSITHKRFSFHHSHKTSKEENNNYKVTMMTEESNKLRGKATERGPESSCIANIEQIWLNMVDSIQNRDIKEFLSHQVNLASLTISSGNAIVHLMFRTPEDKMKAQLSEESISRALQSAIGCPVTVNMSIQPIDLTLIEQDADSIPKRHPAECSHSRKQRAPVHQNNIHSTTSGVGRMTHLKGCQVPSPQSGPTELAGYNSLRGERKPFVSAQEKLSISELASSEKQVDISAYQETNGLPPSARTHALRIKNPKHRWLSLSSIPQSDASVEAYSQDILFEHANKDRENKARRDPKLQKHFSKVQEEHHPQVDPRTEGRDRSWSCKDILCQQKRKGKQR, from the exons ACAGGCGGAGATCACTGAGCTCTGTCTCAGGATACCTCGAGAACCCGTCTCGAGAGTATTCACTGAGCTTGGAGCAATTGCATAGGTCTTCTTCCCTCTCGAGGCTAGCAGAAACACCAGAAGGAAAGGAGAGAAACAGAAGCAGAGGATGGACCATTCCTTGGAGGTGGTCAAGAATGCGAAAGGCCTACAGGAGAAAGATGGGCAAAGCGGCGAGGAGACGGTCCTCCGACCAATTTAACCAGAGATTTTTGGAATCCAGTTTGGCTGTGGAGCCGACATTCTCATCAGAGAATCTTTCAAGGGAAGAGATAGGTATGGTGATCAAAGACAGAATCTCTGTCTCGGGCTCTATTGACTCCTCCCTGACAGGAATTGGTGGTCATGATGGTGAGGATACTAATAGTGGCACTAGCCTCAGTCTCAAGTATCAGCCTAAAGTCTTCGAAGACATTGTGGGACACGAAATAATTGTGAAGGCGATAGCCACTGCTATTCAGAGGAAAAGGATTTCGAGTCTCTACCTGTTCCATGGTCCTAGTGGGACAGGGAAGTCTTCGACAGCAAGAATTCTGGCCATGGCACTCAACTGTGAATCTAATTCACCCACTAGGCCATGCTGGAGTTGCAGGGGTTGCTCTCGAAGCCTCTGTGTCATGGAGATGTGCTCAGGGAGCAGATTTCCAGGGTTTGAAAAAGCAAAAACGCTCATACAAAGTACTTCATTCACACAAGCATTACCAGGTCTGAAAGTTTTTATCCTCGAAGAATGTCATCTATTGACCGTGGAAGCTTGGGATGAACTGTTGAGCATAGCAGAGGGGCCGAATGGGTCCACCATAGTATTCGTCCTCATAACAATGGGGGCAGAGGGGCTGCCTTCATCAATATCATCGAGGTGTCAGAAATATTGCTTCCTAAAGCTTAGAGATGAAGATATCAAACGTAAGCTAACCCGAATTGCTATTGGGGAAGGAATAAGACTCGAGAGAGAAGCTCTGGAACTGATAATTGCGAAAGCAGAAGGGTCTTTGACAGAAGCAGAAAATATATTAGATCAATTGACCTTACTGGATAGAAGAATCACTACCTCGATGGTTCAACAAATTGTGGGTACTTTTGGAgaactttcttctttcttcttctctccatTTAAGTGCTCATTCATTGACAGAGTAGTTCTCATGTCTCTGCAGGTACACCTGATTCCAAGAGAAAACCTCAATCACTTGCTCATAGCGGCACTTTCAGGGGACACTATGAAGACCATCCAACTCACCGCGGAGCTTATTGGATCAGGTGCTGAACCACAAGCTCTGACGTCCCAGTTGGCATCTCTTATCAAAGATCACCTATCAACAGCCGCTATTACCACCCCTGGATCATCATCAACTGCATCAG AAAAATTTGCAGTAAAAGGTCACCCGGAGAAACTGTGCTATGCTTTGAAAGTACTTGTTGAACTAGAGAAGCAACCAAGATCATTCATTGACCAGAGTACACAAATATTTGCTGCCCTTCTACAAATTGCTTCACCAGATGCCCCTCAAAGAACATCGCGCAGAAACTATATAGCGAAAGACATGCCATTACCCACAG TTGAAGGTGATGAAGTCAATTCAGAATCACTAGAAGTAAAACAGCAGAGTATAACCCATAAAAGGTTCTCTTTTCACCATAGTCACAAAACCTCAAAGGAAGAGAATAATAACTACAAAGTGACGATGATGACTGAAGAAAGCAACAAACTAAGAGGTAAAGCAACTGAGAGAGGGCCTGAATCAAGCTGCATTGCTAACATAGAACAGATCTGGCTAAATATGGTGGATAGTATTCAGAACAGGGACATTAAAGAGTTCCTCAGTCACCAAGTAAACCTTGCATCGTTGACGATATCTAGTG GCAATGCTATTGTTCACCTAATGTTCAGAACCCCTGAGGACAAGATGAAAGCACAGTTATCTGAGGAAAGCATATCTAGGGCTCTACAAAGTGCTATTGGTTGCCCTGTCACAGTAAATATGAGCATCCAACCTATTGACTTGACACTTATTGAACAAGATGCAGATTCTATTCCAAAAAGGCACCCAGCAGAATGCAGTCATTCAAGAAAACAACGAGCACCGGTCCACCAAAACAATATTCATAGTACCACTTCTGGAGTCGGACGGATGACACACCTCAAAGGATGTCAAGTACCTTCTCCTCAGTCAGGCCCGACAGAACTTGCTGGGTACAACTCCCTGAGAGGAGAACGGAAACCATTTGTTTCAGCTCAAGAGAAACTCTCTATTTCTGAGCTCGCATCATCGGAAAAACAAGTGGACATCTCAGCATATCAGGAGACAAATGGTCTACCACCATCAGCCAGAACCCATGCTTTGAGAATAAAAAATCCTAAACATAGATGGCTGTCATTATCCTCCATTCCACAGAGTGATGCAAGTGTTGAAGCTTACAGCCAGGATATACTATTTGAACATGCAAACAAGGATAGGGAGAACAAAGCAAGAAGAGATCCCAAACTCCAGAAACACTTTTCTAAGGTTCAAGAAGAGCATCACCCCCAAGTTGATCCTAGAACAGA GGGACGTGATCGCTCTTGGAGTTGCAAGGACATCTTGTGTcagcagaaaagaaaaggaaaacaacgTTAA
- the LOC116214919 gene encoding protein STICHEL-like 2 isoform X2: MASKAAELPFPNRVPKTPAASYGGRILLEDFSDKARKNRRRSLSSVSGYLENPSREYSLSLEQLHRSSSLSRLAETPEGKERNRSRGWTIPWRWSRMRKAYRRKMGKAARRRSSDQFNQRFLESSLAVEPTFSSENLSREEIGMVIKDRISVSGSIDSSLTGIGGHDGEDTNSGTSLSLKYQPKVFEDIVGHEIIVKAIATAIQRKRISSLYLFHGPSGTGKSSTARILAMALNCESNSPTRPCWSCRGCSRSLCVMEMCSGSRFPGFEKAKTLIQSTSFTQALPGLKVFILEECHLLTVEAWDELLSIAEGPNGSTIVFVLITMGAEGLPSSISSRCQKYCFLKLRDEDIKRKLTRIAIGEGIRLEREALELIIAKAEGSLTEAENILDQLTLLDRRITTSMVQQIVHLIPRENLNHLLIAALSGDTMKTIQLTAELIGSGAEPQALTSQLASLIKDHLSTAAITTPGSSSTASGKAKVQLRSISQQIYVSVLILMCHFYNNVISEKFAVKGHPEKLCYALKVLVELEKQPRSFIDQSTQIFAALLQIASPDAPQRTSRRNYIAKDMPLPTVEGDEVNSESLEVKQQSITHKRFSFHHSHKTSKEENNNYKVTMMTEESNKLRGKATERGPESSCIANIEQIWLNMVDSIQNRDIKEFLSHQVNLASLTISSGNAIVHLMFRTPEDKMKAQLSEESISRALQSAIGCPVTVNMSIQPIDLTLIEQDADSIPKRHPAECSHSRKQRAPVHQNNIHSTTSGVGRMTHLKGCQVPSPQSGPTELAGYNSLRGERKPFVSAQEKLSISELASSEKQVDISAYQETNGLPPSARTHALRIKNPKHRWLSLSSIPQSDASVEAYSQDILFEHANKDRENKARRDPKLQKHFSKVQEEHHPQVDPRTEGRDRSWSCKDILCQQKRKGKQR; this comes from the exons ACAGGCGGAGATCACTGAGCTCTGTCTCAGGATACCTCGAGAACCCGTCTCGAGAGTATTCACTGAGCTTGGAGCAATTGCATAGGTCTTCTTCCCTCTCGAGGCTAGCAGAAACACCAGAAGGAAAGGAGAGAAACAGAAGCAGAGGATGGACCATTCCTTGGAGGTGGTCAAGAATGCGAAAGGCCTACAGGAGAAAGATGGGCAAAGCGGCGAGGAGACGGTCCTCCGACCAATTTAACCAGAGATTTTTGGAATCCAGTTTGGCTGTGGAGCCGACATTCTCATCAGAGAATCTTTCAAGGGAAGAGATAGGTATGGTGATCAAAGACAGAATCTCTGTCTCGGGCTCTATTGACTCCTCCCTGACAGGAATTGGTGGTCATGATGGTGAGGATACTAATAGTGGCACTAGCCTCAGTCTCAAGTATCAGCCTAAAGTCTTCGAAGACATTGTGGGACACGAAATAATTGTGAAGGCGATAGCCACTGCTATTCAGAGGAAAAGGATTTCGAGTCTCTACCTGTTCCATGGTCCTAGTGGGACAGGGAAGTCTTCGACAGCAAGAATTCTGGCCATGGCACTCAACTGTGAATCTAATTCACCCACTAGGCCATGCTGGAGTTGCAGGGGTTGCTCTCGAAGCCTCTGTGTCATGGAGATGTGCTCAGGGAGCAGATTTCCAGGGTTTGAAAAAGCAAAAACGCTCATACAAAGTACTTCATTCACACAAGCATTACCAGGTCTGAAAGTTTTTATCCTCGAAGAATGTCATCTATTGACCGTGGAAGCTTGGGATGAACTGTTGAGCATAGCAGAGGGGCCGAATGGGTCCACCATAGTATTCGTCCTCATAACAATGGGGGCAGAGGGGCTGCCTTCATCAATATCATCGAGGTGTCAGAAATATTGCTTCCTAAAGCTTAGAGATGAAGATATCAAACGTAAGCTAACCCGAATTGCTATTGGGGAAGGAATAAGACTCGAGAGAGAAGCTCTGGAACTGATAATTGCGAAAGCAGAAGGGTCTTTGACAGAAGCAGAAAATATATTAGATCAATTGACCTTACTGGATAGAAGAATCACTACCTCGATGGTTCAACAAATT GTACACCTGATTCCAAGAGAAAACCTCAATCACTTGCTCATAGCGGCACTTTCAGGGGACACTATGAAGACCATCCAACTCACCGCGGAGCTTATTGGATCAGGTGCTGAACCACAAGCTCTGACGTCCCAGTTGGCATCTCTTATCAAAGATCACCTATCAACAGCCGCTATTACCACCCCTGGATCATCATCAACTGCATCAGGTAAAGCCAAAGTACAGCTAAGAAGTATTTCACAGCAAATTTACGTAAGTGTGCTCATCCTTATGTGTCATTTTTACAACAACGTAATCTCAGAAAAATTTGCAGTAAAAGGTCACCCGGAGAAACTGTGCTATGCTTTGAAAGTACTTGTTGAACTAGAGAAGCAACCAAGATCATTCATTGACCAGAGTACACAAATATTTGCTGCCCTTCTACAAATTGCTTCACCAGATGCCCCTCAAAGAACATCGCGCAGAAACTATATAGCGAAAGACATGCCATTACCCACAG TTGAAGGTGATGAAGTCAATTCAGAATCACTAGAAGTAAAACAGCAGAGTATAACCCATAAAAGGTTCTCTTTTCACCATAGTCACAAAACCTCAAAGGAAGAGAATAATAACTACAAAGTGACGATGATGACTGAAGAAAGCAACAAACTAAGAGGTAAAGCAACTGAGAGAGGGCCTGAATCAAGCTGCATTGCTAACATAGAACAGATCTGGCTAAATATGGTGGATAGTATTCAGAACAGGGACATTAAAGAGTTCCTCAGTCACCAAGTAAACCTTGCATCGTTGACGATATCTAGTG GCAATGCTATTGTTCACCTAATGTTCAGAACCCCTGAGGACAAGATGAAAGCACAGTTATCTGAGGAAAGCATATCTAGGGCTCTACAAAGTGCTATTGGTTGCCCTGTCACAGTAAATATGAGCATCCAACCTATTGACTTGACACTTATTGAACAAGATGCAGATTCTATTCCAAAAAGGCACCCAGCAGAATGCAGTCATTCAAGAAAACAACGAGCACCGGTCCACCAAAACAATATTCATAGTACCACTTCTGGAGTCGGACGGATGACACACCTCAAAGGATGTCAAGTACCTTCTCCTCAGTCAGGCCCGACAGAACTTGCTGGGTACAACTCCCTGAGAGGAGAACGGAAACCATTTGTTTCAGCTCAAGAGAAACTCTCTATTTCTGAGCTCGCATCATCGGAAAAACAAGTGGACATCTCAGCATATCAGGAGACAAATGGTCTACCACCATCAGCCAGAACCCATGCTTTGAGAATAAAAAATCCTAAACATAGATGGCTGTCATTATCCTCCATTCCACAGAGTGATGCAAGTGTTGAAGCTTACAGCCAGGATATACTATTTGAACATGCAAACAAGGATAGGGAGAACAAAGCAAGAAGAGATCCCAAACTCCAGAAACACTTTTCTAAGGTTCAAGAAGAGCATCACCCCCAAGTTGATCCTAGAACAGA GGGACGTGATCGCTCTTGGAGTTGCAAGGACATCTTGTGTcagcagaaaagaaaaggaaaacaacgTTAA
- the LOC116214919 gene encoding protein STICHEL-like 4 isoform X4, with product MASKAAELPFPNRVPKTPAASYGGRILLEDFSDKARKNRRRSLSSVSGYLENPSREYSLSLEQLHRSSSLSRLAETPEGKERNRSRGWTIPWRWSRMRKAYRRKMGKAARRRSSDQFNQRFLESSLAVEPTFSSENLSREEIGMVIKDRISVSGSIDSSLTGIGGHDGEDTNSGTSLSLKYQPKVFEDIVGHEIIVKAIATAIQRKRISSLYLFHGPSGTGKSSTARILAMALNCESNSPTRPCWSCRGCSRSLCVMEMCSGSRFPGFEKAKTLIQSTSFTQALPGLKVFILEECHLLTVEAWDELLSIAEGPNGSTIVFVLITMGAEGLPSSISSRCQKYCFLKLRDEDIKRKLTRIAIGEGIRLEREALELIIAKAEGSLTEAENILDQLTLLDRRITTSMVQQIVGTFGELSSFFFSPFKCSFIDRVVLMSLQVHLIPRENLNHLLIAALSGDTMKTIQLTAELIGSGAEPQALTSQLASLIKDHLSTAAITTPGSSSTASVKGHPEKLCYALKVLVELEKQPRSFIDQSTQIFAALLQIASPDAPQRTSRRNYIAKDMPLPTVEGDEVNSESLEVKQQSITHKRFSFHHSHKTSKEENNNYKVTMMTEESNKLRGKATERGPESSCIANIEQIWLNMVDSIQNRDIKEFLSHQVNLASLTISSGNAIVHLMFRTPEDKMKAQLSEESISRALQSAIGCPVTVNMSIQPIDLTLIEQDADSIPKRHPAECSHSRKQRAPVHQNNIHSTTSGVGRMTHLKGCQVPSPQSGPTELAGYNSLRGERKPFVSAQEKLSISELASSEKQVDISAYQETNGLPPSARTHALRIKNPKHRWLSLSSIPQSDASVEAYSQDILFEHANKDRENKARRDPKLQKHFSKVQEEHHPQVDPRTEGRDRSWSCKDILCQQKRKGKQR from the exons ACAGGCGGAGATCACTGAGCTCTGTCTCAGGATACCTCGAGAACCCGTCTCGAGAGTATTCACTGAGCTTGGAGCAATTGCATAGGTCTTCTTCCCTCTCGAGGCTAGCAGAAACACCAGAAGGAAAGGAGAGAAACAGAAGCAGAGGATGGACCATTCCTTGGAGGTGGTCAAGAATGCGAAAGGCCTACAGGAGAAAGATGGGCAAAGCGGCGAGGAGACGGTCCTCCGACCAATTTAACCAGAGATTTTTGGAATCCAGTTTGGCTGTGGAGCCGACATTCTCATCAGAGAATCTTTCAAGGGAAGAGATAGGTATGGTGATCAAAGACAGAATCTCTGTCTCGGGCTCTATTGACTCCTCCCTGACAGGAATTGGTGGTCATGATGGTGAGGATACTAATAGTGGCACTAGCCTCAGTCTCAAGTATCAGCCTAAAGTCTTCGAAGACATTGTGGGACACGAAATAATTGTGAAGGCGATAGCCACTGCTATTCAGAGGAAAAGGATTTCGAGTCTCTACCTGTTCCATGGTCCTAGTGGGACAGGGAAGTCTTCGACAGCAAGAATTCTGGCCATGGCACTCAACTGTGAATCTAATTCACCCACTAGGCCATGCTGGAGTTGCAGGGGTTGCTCTCGAAGCCTCTGTGTCATGGAGATGTGCTCAGGGAGCAGATTTCCAGGGTTTGAAAAAGCAAAAACGCTCATACAAAGTACTTCATTCACACAAGCATTACCAGGTCTGAAAGTTTTTATCCTCGAAGAATGTCATCTATTGACCGTGGAAGCTTGGGATGAACTGTTGAGCATAGCAGAGGGGCCGAATGGGTCCACCATAGTATTCGTCCTCATAACAATGGGGGCAGAGGGGCTGCCTTCATCAATATCATCGAGGTGTCAGAAATATTGCTTCCTAAAGCTTAGAGATGAAGATATCAAACGTAAGCTAACCCGAATTGCTATTGGGGAAGGAATAAGACTCGAGAGAGAAGCTCTGGAACTGATAATTGCGAAAGCAGAAGGGTCTTTGACAGAAGCAGAAAATATATTAGATCAATTGACCTTACTGGATAGAAGAATCACTACCTCGATGGTTCAACAAATTGTGGGTACTTTTGGAgaactttcttctttcttcttctctccatTTAAGTGCTCATTCATTGACAGAGTAGTTCTCATGTCTCTGCAGGTACACCTGATTCCAAGAGAAAACCTCAATCACTTGCTCATAGCGGCACTTTCAGGGGACACTATGAAGACCATCCAACTCACCGCGGAGCTTATTGGATCAGGTGCTGAACCACAAGCTCTGACGTCCCAGTTGGCATCTCTTATCAAAGATCACCTATCAACAGCCGCTATTACCACCCCTGGATCATCATCAACTGCATCAG TAAAAGGTCACCCGGAGAAACTGTGCTATGCTTTGAAAGTACTTGTTGAACTAGAGAAGCAACCAAGATCATTCATTGACCAGAGTACACAAATATTTGCTGCCCTTCTACAAATTGCTTCACCAGATGCCCCTCAAAGAACATCGCGCAGAAACTATATAGCGAAAGACATGCCATTACCCACAG TTGAAGGTGATGAAGTCAATTCAGAATCACTAGAAGTAAAACAGCAGAGTATAACCCATAAAAGGTTCTCTTTTCACCATAGTCACAAAACCTCAAAGGAAGAGAATAATAACTACAAAGTGACGATGATGACTGAAGAAAGCAACAAACTAAGAGGTAAAGCAACTGAGAGAGGGCCTGAATCAAGCTGCATTGCTAACATAGAACAGATCTGGCTAAATATGGTGGATAGTATTCAGAACAGGGACATTAAAGAGTTCCTCAGTCACCAAGTAAACCTTGCATCGTTGACGATATCTAGTG GCAATGCTATTGTTCACCTAATGTTCAGAACCCCTGAGGACAAGATGAAAGCACAGTTATCTGAGGAAAGCATATCTAGGGCTCTACAAAGTGCTATTGGTTGCCCTGTCACAGTAAATATGAGCATCCAACCTATTGACTTGACACTTATTGAACAAGATGCAGATTCTATTCCAAAAAGGCACCCAGCAGAATGCAGTCATTCAAGAAAACAACGAGCACCGGTCCACCAAAACAATATTCATAGTACCACTTCTGGAGTCGGACGGATGACACACCTCAAAGGATGTCAAGTACCTTCTCCTCAGTCAGGCCCGACAGAACTTGCTGGGTACAACTCCCTGAGAGGAGAACGGAAACCATTTGTTTCAGCTCAAGAGAAACTCTCTATTTCTGAGCTCGCATCATCGGAAAAACAAGTGGACATCTCAGCATATCAGGAGACAAATGGTCTACCACCATCAGCCAGAACCCATGCTTTGAGAATAAAAAATCCTAAACATAGATGGCTGTCATTATCCTCCATTCCACAGAGTGATGCAAGTGTTGAAGCTTACAGCCAGGATATACTATTTGAACATGCAAACAAGGATAGGGAGAACAAAGCAAGAAGAGATCCCAAACTCCAGAAACACTTTTCTAAGGTTCAAGAAGAGCATCACCCCCAAGTTGATCCTAGAACAGA GGGACGTGATCGCTCTTGGAGTTGCAAGGACATCTTGTGTcagcagaaaagaaaaggaaaacaacgTTAA
- the LOC116214919 gene encoding protein STICHEL-like 2 isoform X5, with the protein MASKAAELPFPNRVPKTPAASYGGRILLEDFSDKARKNRRRSLSSVSGYLENPSREYSLSLEQLHRSSSLSRLAETPEGKERNRSRGWTIPWRWSRMRKAYRRKMGKAARRRSSDQFNQRFLESSLAVEPTFSSENLSREEIGMVIKDRISVSGSIDSSLTGIGGHDGEDTNSGTSLSLKYQPKVFEDIVGHEIIVKAIATAIQRKRISSLYLFHGPSGTGKSSTARILAMALNCESNSPTRPCWSCRGCSRSLCVMEMCSGSRFPGFEKAKTLIQSTSFTQALPGLKVFILEECHLLTVEAWDELLSIAEGPNGSTIVFVLITMGAEGLPSSISSRCQKYCFLKLRDEDIKRKLTRIAIGEGIRLEREALELIIAKAEGSLTEAENILDQLTLLDRRITTSMVQQIVHLIPRENLNHLLIAALSGDTMKTIQLTAELIGSGAEPQALTSQLASLIKDHLSTAAITTPGSSSTASVKGHPEKLCYALKVLVELEKQPRSFIDQSTQIFAALLQIASPDAPQRTSRRNYIAKDMPLPTVEGDEVNSESLEVKQQSITHKRFSFHHSHKTSKEENNNYKVTMMTEESNKLRGKATERGPESSCIANIEQIWLNMVDSIQNRDIKEFLSHQVNLASLTISSGNAIVHLMFRTPEDKMKAQLSEESISRALQSAIGCPVTVNMSIQPIDLTLIEQDADSIPKRHPAECSHSRKQRAPVHQNNIHSTTSGVGRMTHLKGCQVPSPQSGPTELAGYNSLRGERKPFVSAQEKLSISELASSEKQVDISAYQETNGLPPSARTHALRIKNPKHRWLSLSSIPQSDASVEAYSQDILFEHANKDRENKARRDPKLQKHFSKVQEEHHPQVDPRTEGRDRSWSCKDILCQQKRKGKQR; encoded by the exons ACAGGCGGAGATCACTGAGCTCTGTCTCAGGATACCTCGAGAACCCGTCTCGAGAGTATTCACTGAGCTTGGAGCAATTGCATAGGTCTTCTTCCCTCTCGAGGCTAGCAGAAACACCAGAAGGAAAGGAGAGAAACAGAAGCAGAGGATGGACCATTCCTTGGAGGTGGTCAAGAATGCGAAAGGCCTACAGGAGAAAGATGGGCAAAGCGGCGAGGAGACGGTCCTCCGACCAATTTAACCAGAGATTTTTGGAATCCAGTTTGGCTGTGGAGCCGACATTCTCATCAGAGAATCTTTCAAGGGAAGAGATAGGTATGGTGATCAAAGACAGAATCTCTGTCTCGGGCTCTATTGACTCCTCCCTGACAGGAATTGGTGGTCATGATGGTGAGGATACTAATAGTGGCACTAGCCTCAGTCTCAAGTATCAGCCTAAAGTCTTCGAAGACATTGTGGGACACGAAATAATTGTGAAGGCGATAGCCACTGCTATTCAGAGGAAAAGGATTTCGAGTCTCTACCTGTTCCATGGTCCTAGTGGGACAGGGAAGTCTTCGACAGCAAGAATTCTGGCCATGGCACTCAACTGTGAATCTAATTCACCCACTAGGCCATGCTGGAGTTGCAGGGGTTGCTCTCGAAGCCTCTGTGTCATGGAGATGTGCTCAGGGAGCAGATTTCCAGGGTTTGAAAAAGCAAAAACGCTCATACAAAGTACTTCATTCACACAAGCATTACCAGGTCTGAAAGTTTTTATCCTCGAAGAATGTCATCTATTGACCGTGGAAGCTTGGGATGAACTGTTGAGCATAGCAGAGGGGCCGAATGGGTCCACCATAGTATTCGTCCTCATAACAATGGGGGCAGAGGGGCTGCCTTCATCAATATCATCGAGGTGTCAGAAATATTGCTTCCTAAAGCTTAGAGATGAAGATATCAAACGTAAGCTAACCCGAATTGCTATTGGGGAAGGAATAAGACTCGAGAGAGAAGCTCTGGAACTGATAATTGCGAAAGCAGAAGGGTCTTTGACAGAAGCAGAAAATATATTAGATCAATTGACCTTACTGGATAGAAGAATCACTACCTCGATGGTTCAACAAATT GTACACCTGATTCCAAGAGAAAACCTCAATCACTTGCTCATAGCGGCACTTTCAGGGGACACTATGAAGACCATCCAACTCACCGCGGAGCTTATTGGATCAGGTGCTGAACCACAAGCTCTGACGTCCCAGTTGGCATCTCTTATCAAAGATCACCTATCAACAGCCGCTATTACCACCCCTGGATCATCATCAACTGCATCAG TAAAAGGTCACCCGGAGAAACTGTGCTATGCTTTGAAAGTACTTGTTGAACTAGAGAAGCAACCAAGATCATTCATTGACCAGAGTACACAAATATTTGCTGCCCTTCTACAAATTGCTTCACCAGATGCCCCTCAAAGAACATCGCGCAGAAACTATATAGCGAAAGACATGCCATTACCCACAG TTGAAGGTGATGAAGTCAATTCAGAATCACTAGAAGTAAAACAGCAGAGTATAACCCATAAAAGGTTCTCTTTTCACCATAGTCACAAAACCTCAAAGGAAGAGAATAATAACTACAAAGTGACGATGATGACTGAAGAAAGCAACAAACTAAGAGGTAAAGCAACTGAGAGAGGGCCTGAATCAAGCTGCATTGCTAACATAGAACAGATCTGGCTAAATATGGTGGATAGTATTCAGAACAGGGACATTAAAGAGTTCCTCAGTCACCAAGTAAACCTTGCATCGTTGACGATATCTAGTG GCAATGCTATTGTTCACCTAATGTTCAGAACCCCTGAGGACAAGATGAAAGCACAGTTATCTGAGGAAAGCATATCTAGGGCTCTACAAAGTGCTATTGGTTGCCCTGTCACAGTAAATATGAGCATCCAACCTATTGACTTGACACTTATTGAACAAGATGCAGATTCTATTCCAAAAAGGCACCCAGCAGAATGCAGTCATTCAAGAAAACAACGAGCACCGGTCCACCAAAACAATATTCATAGTACCACTTCTGGAGTCGGACGGATGACACACCTCAAAGGATGTCAAGTACCTTCTCCTCAGTCAGGCCCGACAGAACTTGCTGGGTACAACTCCCTGAGAGGAGAACGGAAACCATTTGTTTCAGCTCAAGAGAAACTCTCTATTTCTGAGCTCGCATCATCGGAAAAACAAGTGGACATCTCAGCATATCAGGAGACAAATGGTCTACCACCATCAGCCAGAACCCATGCTTTGAGAATAAAAAATCCTAAACATAGATGGCTGTCATTATCCTCCATTCCACAGAGTGATGCAAGTGTTGAAGCTTACAGCCAGGATATACTATTTGAACATGCAAACAAGGATAGGGAGAACAAAGCAAGAAGAGATCCCAAACTCCAGAAACACTTTTCTAAGGTTCAAGAAGAGCATCACCCCCAAGTTGATCCTAGAACAGA GGGACGTGATCGCTCTTGGAGTTGCAAGGACATCTTGTGTcagcagaaaagaaaaggaaaacaacgTTAA